A stretch of the Malus sylvestris chromosome 10, drMalSylv7.2, whole genome shotgun sequence genome encodes the following:
- the LOC126586032 gene encoding F-box protein At2g26160-like, which yields MEEASTSVAGWAWLPDDILGLILEKLIPISDYIRFSAVCKHWKSVALHHKQHRLVKSRHNQLPMLMVPTKDSSNKMRSLYSVTRGKTYGFELHVPYSKRCCGSSHGWLACVDDNLVVTLLNPFTGRTISLPPVPVSASRARAAFRCDYYINKVVLSANPSLFPNDYEAVVIYDGYGKRIAHIKSGDEAWTCIDQVIGFDDVIYYKGQFLAVSLDGSVFSINVSSDQTAKPHVSVVVPMSPGTDNKTCLAESSRGDLLLIRKFRRLNYCKRFMKSLSFKFFKFEKLEFEQVNGYDRFTETLSFKVFKLFSSYEDRPQWVEVESIGNDALFLGTNQSMCVSASDFQGCRPNSIYFTDDCVDIACHKPKGPHDMGVFDIENKSMGRHYCLDRSQKHMPPAIWILPTMV from the coding sequence ATGGAAGAAGCGTCGACCTCAGTCGCAGGCTGGGCATGGCTTCCGGACGACATTCTGGGTTTGATACTAGAAAAGTTGATACCCATCTCTGACTATATCCGGTTTAGTGCAGTTTGCAAGCATTGGAAATCAGTTGCGTTACATCACAAGCAGCATCGCCTCGTCAAATCACGTCACAACCAGCTTCCAATGCTGATGGTTCCGACTAAGGACAGCAGCAACAAAATGCGTTCCCTGTATAGCGTCACACGAGGTAAGACTTACGGCTTTGAGTTGCATGTGCCCTATAGTAAGAGGTGCTGCGGTTCTTCCCACGGTTGGTTGGCCTGTGTCGATGACAATTTGGTAGTAACCCTCTTAAACCCTTTTACCGGGCGTACCATTAGCCTTCCTCCCGTCCCCGTATCCGCGTCTAGAGCAAGGGCTGCTTTTAGATGTGATTACTACATTAACAAGGTTGTATTATCTGCTAACCCTTCTTTGTTTCCAAATGATTATGAAGCTGTGGTCATCTATGATGGTTACGGAAAACGAATAGCACATATTAAGTCAGGGGATGAAGCTTGGACTTGCATAGAtcaagtgatcggattcgatgATGTGATTTATTACAAGGGTCAGTTTCTTGCTGTTAGTTTGGATGGCAGTGTTTTTTCGATTAATGTTAGTAGTGACCAAACTGCTAAACCCCATGTAAGCGTTGTTGTACCGATGTCTCCTGGTACTGATAACAAAACATGCCTAGCCGAATCGTCCCGGGGAGATCTATTGCTGATTAGGAAGTTCCGAAGATTGAATTATTGTAAGCGCTTTATGAAGTCTTTGAGCTTCAAGTTTTTCAAGTTTGAAAAGCTGGAGTTTGAACAAGTAAATGGTTATGATCGTTTTACGGAGACTCTGAGCTTCAAGGTTTTTAAGCTGTTCTCTTCTTATGAGGATAGACCCCAATGGGTTGAGGTTGAGAGTATCGGAAACGATGCTTTGTTTTTGGGTACAAATCAATCGATGTGCGTCTCTGCCTCGGACTTTCAAGGGTGTCGGCCGAATTCCATATACTTCACCGATGATTGTGTTGATATTGCTTGTCATAAACCTAAAGGGCCTCATGACATGGGTGTCTTCGACATAGAAAACAAAAGCATGGGAAGGCATTACTGCTTGGATCGTTCACAGAAGCACATGCCGCCAGCAATTTGGATTTTGCCCACCATGGTGTGA
- the LOC126586039 gene encoding glycine cleavage system H protein 2, mitochondrial, with translation MASRLLWASRAASYLRIQTGHRGFASVVKDLKYADSHEWVKVDGNSATVGITDHAQDHLGDVVYVELPEVGASVKQGEGFGAVESVKATSDVYSPVSGKVVEVNEELSNSPGLINASPYEEGWIMKVEISDSGELNKLLDSEKYTKFCEEEDAH, from the exons ATGGCTTCAAGGTTGCTGTGGGCATCAAGGGCTGCTTCCTACCTCAGAATCCAAACCGGCCACAGAGGGTTTGCTTCTG TTGTGAAGGATCTCAAGTATGCCGATTCTCATGAGTGGGTTAAGGTTGATGGAAACTCTGCAACTGTTGGAATAACCGATCATGCTCAAGATCATTTAGGTGATGTTGTGTATGTTGAGTTGCCAGAAGTGGGGGCTTCTGTGAAGCAGGGCGAAGGCTTTGGAGCAGTCGAAAGTGTCAAAGCAACTAGTGATGTTTACTCTCCTGTGTCAGGGAAAGTGGTTGAAGTCAATGAAGAGCTTAGCAACTCACCTGGTTTG ATCAACGCAAGCCCATATGAGGAAGGATGGATAATGAAAGTTGAGATCAGCGATAGTGGTGAACTGAATAAGTTGTTGGACTCAGAAAAGTACACCAAGTTttgtgaagaagaagatgcTCATTGA
- the LOC126586030 gene encoding pentatricopeptide repeat-containing protein At2g35130 isoform X2, whose product MLIAERAISYIFVAPRSCKSDARWKAKSSSSRAVEKSKGDGLYIDKRGKFRSFNNKKLSRKRCGSLRGRGWKYGSGFVDGVFPVMSPTGQQILDFVQKEVDRNSIWEILDTLPASHTIWDDIINVAVQLRLNKQWGSIILICEWILYKSSFKPDVICYNLLIDAYGQKSQHKDAESTYLELLEARCIPTEDTYALLLKAYCKSGLFDKAEAIFGEMRKYGLPPSAIVFDAYINGLLKGGDPQKAVEIFQRMKRDQCQPSTETYTMLINLYGKERKSFMALKLFQEMKSQKCRPNICTYTALVNAFARDGLCEKAEEIFEQMQGAGYEPDVYAYNALMEAYSRAGFPYGAAEIFSLMQHMGCEPDRASYNIMVDAYGRAGLHEDAQAAFEEMKRLGITPTVKSHMLLLSAYSKAGNVSKCEDIVNQMQESGLELDTFVINSMLNLYGRLGQLEKMEEVLTAMETGPYAADISTYNILINIYGRAGFFDKMEELFQSLPLKNLKPDVVTWTSRLGAYSRKKLYTRCLEIFEEMIDAGCNPDAGTARVLLGACSSDDQTEQVSTVIRSMHKEVRTVLPI is encoded by the exons aT GTTGATCGCTGAGCGCGCCATTAGTTATATTTTTGTTGCGCCAAGAAGCTGCAAGAGTGATGCAAGATGGAAAGCCAAGAGTTCCAGTAGTAGAGCTGTTGAGAAGAGCAAGGGCGACGGACTTTACATTGACAAACGCGGAAAATTCAGAAGCTTCAATAACAAGAAACTGTCTAGGAAACGAT GTGGTTCTCTAAGGGGCCGAGGATGGAAATATGGATCGGGGTTTGTGGACGGAGTTTTCCCTGTGATGAGCCCCACTGGTCAGCAGATTCTGGACTTTGTGCAGAAGGAAGTCGATCGAAACAGTATTTGGGAAATTCTTGACACTCTTCCAGCCTCTCATACCATATGGGACGATATCATTAACGTAGCTGTTCAGCTTCGTCTCAACAAACAGTGGGGTTCCATAATCTTG ATATGTGAGTGGATATTGTACAAGAGCTCCTTCAAGCCAGATGTCATCTGCTACAATTTGCTTATCGACGCTTATGGGCAGAAGTCGCAACATAAAGATGCAGAATCGACATATTTGGAACTTCTTGAAGCTCGATGCATACCTACTGAAGACACCTATGCCCTTCTTTTAAAGGCCTACTGCAAGTCTGGGTTGTTCGATAAGGCTGAAGCCATATTTGGCGAAATGCGGAAGTATGGTCTTCCACCAA GTGCAATTGTGTTCGATGCTTACATCAACGGGTTACTAAAAGGCGGAGACCCTCAAAAAGCAGTAGAGATCTTTCAGAGGATGAAGAGAGATCAATGCCAGCCATCTACTGAGACGTATACGATGCTAATCAATTTATACGGAAAG GAAAGGAAATCTTTTATGGCTCTAAAGCTGTTTCAAGAAATGAAAAGCCAGAAATGTAGACCCAACATATGCACGTATACAGCTTTGGTAAATGCATTTGCGAGGGACGGACTTTGTGAGAAAGCGGAAGAAATTTTTGAGCAGATGCAAGGAGCAGGGTATGAGCCTGATGTGTATGCGTACAATGCCCTTATGGAAGCTTACAG TCGTGCAGGGTTTCCTTACGGAGCTGCAGAAATTTTCTCTCTAATGCAGCACATGGGATGTGAACCCGATAGAGCTTCGTATAATATCATGGTAGATGCATATGGGAGAGCTGGTCTTCATGAAG atgcacaagCTGCGTTTGAAGAGATGAAGCGGTTAGGAATAACCCCGACAGTGAAATCCCATATGCTACTTTTATCCGCCTACTCCAAAGCCGGCAACGTATCAAAATGCGAGGACATTGTGAACCAGATGCAAGAATCCGGGCTGGAGCTAGACACTTTCGTCATTAACAGCATGTTAAATCTGTATGGCCGGTTAGGCCAGTTAGAAAAGATGGAGGAAGTTTTGACAGCAATGGAAACAGGACCCTACGCAGCTGATATCAGTACATACAACATCTTGATTAACATATATGGACGGGCAGGATTTTTCGACAAGATGGAAGAGCTCTTTCAGTCGCTTCCACTCAAAAACTTGAAACCGGATGTTGTGACATGGACTTCGCGTCTTGGAGCATACTCGAGAAAGAAACTATACACGAGATGCTTGGAAATTTTCGAAGAAATGATTGATGCCGGTTGCAATCCAGATGCCGGAACTGCCAGGGTACTCCTTGGAGCGTGTTCAAGCGACGATCAAACCGAGCAGGTTAGTACTGTTATTAGAAGCATGCACAAGGAGGTCAGGACTGTTTTACCTATCTGA
- the LOC126586030 gene encoding pentatricopeptide repeat-containing protein At2g35130 isoform X1 yields MFCPHLPACHQTLSSSHKLESSSFFSNFQTFMLIAERAISYIFVAPRSCKSDARWKAKSSSSRAVEKSKGDGLYIDKRGKFRSFNNKKLSRKRCGSLRGRGWKYGSGFVDGVFPVMSPTGQQILDFVQKEVDRNSIWEILDTLPASHTIWDDIINVAVQLRLNKQWGSIILICEWILYKSSFKPDVICYNLLIDAYGQKSQHKDAESTYLELLEARCIPTEDTYALLLKAYCKSGLFDKAEAIFGEMRKYGLPPSAIVFDAYINGLLKGGDPQKAVEIFQRMKRDQCQPSTETYTMLINLYGKERKSFMALKLFQEMKSQKCRPNICTYTALVNAFARDGLCEKAEEIFEQMQGAGYEPDVYAYNALMEAYSRAGFPYGAAEIFSLMQHMGCEPDRASYNIMVDAYGRAGLHEDAQAAFEEMKRLGITPTVKSHMLLLSAYSKAGNVSKCEDIVNQMQESGLELDTFVINSMLNLYGRLGQLEKMEEVLTAMETGPYAADISTYNILINIYGRAGFFDKMEELFQSLPLKNLKPDVVTWTSRLGAYSRKKLYTRCLEIFEEMIDAGCNPDAGTARVLLGACSSDDQTEQVSTVIRSMHKEVRTVLPI; encoded by the exons atGTTTTGTCCTCACCTACCTGCATGCCATCAAACACTATCTTCTTCTCACAAACTGGAaagctcctccttcttctccaatttCCAAACATTCAT GTTGATCGCTGAGCGCGCCATTAGTTATATTTTTGTTGCGCCAAGAAGCTGCAAGAGTGATGCAAGATGGAAAGCCAAGAGTTCCAGTAGTAGAGCTGTTGAGAAGAGCAAGGGCGACGGACTTTACATTGACAAACGCGGAAAATTCAGAAGCTTCAATAACAAGAAACTGTCTAGGAAACGAT GTGGTTCTCTAAGGGGCCGAGGATGGAAATATGGATCGGGGTTTGTGGACGGAGTTTTCCCTGTGATGAGCCCCACTGGTCAGCAGATTCTGGACTTTGTGCAGAAGGAAGTCGATCGAAACAGTATTTGGGAAATTCTTGACACTCTTCCAGCCTCTCATACCATATGGGACGATATCATTAACGTAGCTGTTCAGCTTCGTCTCAACAAACAGTGGGGTTCCATAATCTTG ATATGTGAGTGGATATTGTACAAGAGCTCCTTCAAGCCAGATGTCATCTGCTACAATTTGCTTATCGACGCTTATGGGCAGAAGTCGCAACATAAAGATGCAGAATCGACATATTTGGAACTTCTTGAAGCTCGATGCATACCTACTGAAGACACCTATGCCCTTCTTTTAAAGGCCTACTGCAAGTCTGGGTTGTTCGATAAGGCTGAAGCCATATTTGGCGAAATGCGGAAGTATGGTCTTCCACCAA GTGCAATTGTGTTCGATGCTTACATCAACGGGTTACTAAAAGGCGGAGACCCTCAAAAAGCAGTAGAGATCTTTCAGAGGATGAAGAGAGATCAATGCCAGCCATCTACTGAGACGTATACGATGCTAATCAATTTATACGGAAAG GAAAGGAAATCTTTTATGGCTCTAAAGCTGTTTCAAGAAATGAAAAGCCAGAAATGTAGACCCAACATATGCACGTATACAGCTTTGGTAAATGCATTTGCGAGGGACGGACTTTGTGAGAAAGCGGAAGAAATTTTTGAGCAGATGCAAGGAGCAGGGTATGAGCCTGATGTGTATGCGTACAATGCCCTTATGGAAGCTTACAG TCGTGCAGGGTTTCCTTACGGAGCTGCAGAAATTTTCTCTCTAATGCAGCACATGGGATGTGAACCCGATAGAGCTTCGTATAATATCATGGTAGATGCATATGGGAGAGCTGGTCTTCATGAAG atgcacaagCTGCGTTTGAAGAGATGAAGCGGTTAGGAATAACCCCGACAGTGAAATCCCATATGCTACTTTTATCCGCCTACTCCAAAGCCGGCAACGTATCAAAATGCGAGGACATTGTGAACCAGATGCAAGAATCCGGGCTGGAGCTAGACACTTTCGTCATTAACAGCATGTTAAATCTGTATGGCCGGTTAGGCCAGTTAGAAAAGATGGAGGAAGTTTTGACAGCAATGGAAACAGGACCCTACGCAGCTGATATCAGTACATACAACATCTTGATTAACATATATGGACGGGCAGGATTTTTCGACAAGATGGAAGAGCTCTTTCAGTCGCTTCCACTCAAAAACTTGAAACCGGATGTTGTGACATGGACTTCGCGTCTTGGAGCATACTCGAGAAAGAAACTATACACGAGATGCTTGGAAATTTTCGAAGAAATGATTGATGCCGGTTGCAATCCAGATGCCGGAACTGCCAGGGTACTCCTTGGAGCGTGTTCAAGCGACGATCAAACCGAGCAGGTTAGTACTGTTATTAGAAGCATGCACAAGGAGGTCAGGACTGTTTTACCTATCTGA
- the LOC126586030 gene encoding pentatricopeptide repeat-containing protein At2g35130 isoform X3: protein MSPTGQQILDFVQKEVDRNSIWEILDTLPASHTIWDDIINVAVQLRLNKQWGSIILICEWILYKSSFKPDVICYNLLIDAYGQKSQHKDAESTYLELLEARCIPTEDTYALLLKAYCKSGLFDKAEAIFGEMRKYGLPPSAIVFDAYINGLLKGGDPQKAVEIFQRMKRDQCQPSTETYTMLINLYGKERKSFMALKLFQEMKSQKCRPNICTYTALVNAFARDGLCEKAEEIFEQMQGAGYEPDVYAYNALMEAYSRAGFPYGAAEIFSLMQHMGCEPDRASYNIMVDAYGRAGLHEDAQAAFEEMKRLGITPTVKSHMLLLSAYSKAGNVSKCEDIVNQMQESGLELDTFVINSMLNLYGRLGQLEKMEEVLTAMETGPYAADISTYNILINIYGRAGFFDKMEELFQSLPLKNLKPDVVTWTSRLGAYSRKKLYTRCLEIFEEMIDAGCNPDAGTARVLLGACSSDDQTEQVSTVIRSMHKEVRTVLPI, encoded by the exons ATGAGCCCCACTGGTCAGCAGATTCTGGACTTTGTGCAGAAGGAAGTCGATCGAAACAGTATTTGGGAAATTCTTGACACTCTTCCAGCCTCTCATACCATATGGGACGATATCATTAACGTAGCTGTTCAGCTTCGTCTCAACAAACAGTGGGGTTCCATAATCTTG ATATGTGAGTGGATATTGTACAAGAGCTCCTTCAAGCCAGATGTCATCTGCTACAATTTGCTTATCGACGCTTATGGGCAGAAGTCGCAACATAAAGATGCAGAATCGACATATTTGGAACTTCTTGAAGCTCGATGCATACCTACTGAAGACACCTATGCCCTTCTTTTAAAGGCCTACTGCAAGTCTGGGTTGTTCGATAAGGCTGAAGCCATATTTGGCGAAATGCGGAAGTATGGTCTTCCACCAA GTGCAATTGTGTTCGATGCTTACATCAACGGGTTACTAAAAGGCGGAGACCCTCAAAAAGCAGTAGAGATCTTTCAGAGGATGAAGAGAGATCAATGCCAGCCATCTACTGAGACGTATACGATGCTAATCAATTTATACGGAAAG GAAAGGAAATCTTTTATGGCTCTAAAGCTGTTTCAAGAAATGAAAAGCCAGAAATGTAGACCCAACATATGCACGTATACAGCTTTGGTAAATGCATTTGCGAGGGACGGACTTTGTGAGAAAGCGGAAGAAATTTTTGAGCAGATGCAAGGAGCAGGGTATGAGCCTGATGTGTATGCGTACAATGCCCTTATGGAAGCTTACAG TCGTGCAGGGTTTCCTTACGGAGCTGCAGAAATTTTCTCTCTAATGCAGCACATGGGATGTGAACCCGATAGAGCTTCGTATAATATCATGGTAGATGCATATGGGAGAGCTGGTCTTCATGAAG atgcacaagCTGCGTTTGAAGAGATGAAGCGGTTAGGAATAACCCCGACAGTGAAATCCCATATGCTACTTTTATCCGCCTACTCCAAAGCCGGCAACGTATCAAAATGCGAGGACATTGTGAACCAGATGCAAGAATCCGGGCTGGAGCTAGACACTTTCGTCATTAACAGCATGTTAAATCTGTATGGCCGGTTAGGCCAGTTAGAAAAGATGGAGGAAGTTTTGACAGCAATGGAAACAGGACCCTACGCAGCTGATATCAGTACATACAACATCTTGATTAACATATATGGACGGGCAGGATTTTTCGACAAGATGGAAGAGCTCTTTCAGTCGCTTCCACTCAAAAACTTGAAACCGGATGTTGTGACATGGACTTCGCGTCTTGGAGCATACTCGAGAAAGAAACTATACACGAGATGCTTGGAAATTTTCGAAGAAATGATTGATGCCGGTTGCAATCCAGATGCCGGAACTGCCAGGGTACTCCTTGGAGCGTGTTCAAGCGACGATCAAACCGAGCAGGTTAGTACTGTTATTAGAAGCATGCACAAGGAGGTCAGGACTGTTTTACCTATCTGA